Proteins encoded in a region of the Panicum hallii strain FIL2 chromosome 3, PHallii_v3.1, whole genome shotgun sequence genome:
- the LOC112884281 gene encoding uncharacterized protein LOC112884281, producing the protein MPHLCFSPPCRSNSSRERPPLLPTVSLKSIAFLLPLEAPLHLIQPPLQFTRTPPVLPVFGIDTSIDDALNVFDEMGTSALRAKQLAAIMMRKVVVIKIYGAWMCCNIDAPNAG; encoded by the exons ATGCCGCATCTATGTTTTTCCCCACCGTGCAGGAGCAACAGCAGCAGAGAAAGGCCGCCGCTTCTCCCCACCGTCTCCCTCAAATCGATAGCCTTTCTTCTTCCACTGGAAGCCCCTCTGCACCTCATCCAGCCACCTCTCCAATTCACCCGCACTCCCCCCGTGCTCCCTGTTTTTGGCATAGACACTTCCATCGACGATGCCCTCAACGTGTTCGATGAAATGGGCACAAG TGCTCTCCGTGCAAAGCAATTGGCTGCAATAATGATGAGAAAAGTTGTAGTAATAAAG ATTTATGGTGCTTGGATGTGCTGTAATATTGATGCTCCAAATGCCGGATAG
- the LOC112887640 gene encoding LOW QUALITY PROTEIN: protein timeless homolog (The sequence of the model RefSeq protein was modified relative to this genomic sequence to represent the inferred CDS: inserted 2 bases in 1 codon), whose protein sequence is MDSAVLSLTCAGLGAAKEDDDGAVIGYVKSDHCLDNLKDLQRFLRRDDPQRREVFKQVCRWKIASRDLVPIIENYQTDRNLVITAVKVLVFLTMPVDPSSEDVAQQIEYLWDLKAALTRNVAVTVIVSLLEDPLDRLERTLFTEDDWKLVQLVLTLFRNILAIKEITLPQKASGEATHLLFLADSFLELMFQENVMDLILVLTQHMDEPSGYLKEENLLLMEIYHYLFLGRDPGLIARASNKGSKEQVNADIGSSVDSLKLMMEEEERKKRMFRQRNLEHNSLSGTFTCFSVDGSKSLCKGNPSSTPANSLLKIRNVQKGPQKRIAWDNELLYIPKEGITEMLRSFLDQFLSGAYNILMQSVCDDIKNEHHSIEKSDISAFFKVARFVLAFQHEKASNDQKSVKEIQPSEVSPSNGHDDNLPFHGDICGPVAATLNEDMFNIVISRWREARESLKETNDYNTLSAAGSLMKTMIDMIYLVLKVLPEDSRESQTARVLLYKLFYDQTEQGLTQFLLNLFRSFDSHKQPKSDLADLLETIHIMLQLMEKLQARGALRVAKRTKKGRKKKERNDKNENSEPKAENVEPNCADPSDGTKCTPESVPDLRTEDPAVEPYPPEQGEVNASGAHVPDTLVDTAVNMESTANAEGDPSCTDGVMKTNLIDEEGEASDSSIDDHQPATSEVDFNVSRLISSLANNSVVQNVCWLLKHYKSNSYRTNHYIICMLRRFCEDLELSPMLYQLSLLTTFYDILAEQKLSSSKEYTNIVNFLSKVVRKMLRAMRKQPLLFVDILFWKTRKECHCIDADALLNELKKDAGNKNGEIGSSKGWGGPINIADSLGDDEADLVIPQAPYDADKDGDLSAGEREDDFQKSSTTYKRSRLMSLSDSEAEENERNHVSRGSLNSEVPKRRGRSIFTEEQERLIKDLYEKYKDDRKCSHLIAEALDPTGKISSAQISRKLTQLGLRNATRRKKVADGSLSSGDLATESQNDSLDEHNHDPKPKSSRTRRKRLHGSNWGHDDTSHGRSSDEETLQVLKSRAKNKKLPLVDSSLSASQHQEAQHDPDSDDATIGSMISGKKKRLSTSEFEGNVQNHKESSNNTNVKDSSPRVSQHXKKLQDNYPDDETIGSMLRSGKKKRLVNSNFSANMQEGQESPRNIGLHDETIASNIMDASPIHGPDAVDNSGNTREAELLDDFEVELNNHENTDQGITDDLNITESGDATNSEANQRAGLKRRHRLVIDDDDDE, encoded by the exons ATGGATTCGGCGGTGCTCTCACTCACCTGCGCGGGCCTCGGCGCCGCGAAGGAGGATGACGACGGCGCCGTCATCGGCTACGTCAAGAGCGACCACTGCCTAG ATAATCTGAAGGATCTGCAGCGATTCCTTCGGCGGGACGACCCGCAGCGGCGGGAGGTTTTCAAGCAGGTCTGCAGGTGGAAGATTGCGTCGAGAGATCTGGTGCCCATCATTGAGAATTACCAGACCGACCGCAATCTGGTGATCACTGCGG TGAAAGTACTGGTGTTCCTTACAATGCCTGTGGATCCCTCGTCAGAGGATGTTGCACAGCAGATAGAGTATCTGTGGGATTTGAAGGCTGCACTGACACGCAACGTTGCGGTGACAGTCATTGTGTCTCTTCTTGAGGACCCATTGGATCGCTTGGAAAG AACTCTATTCACAGAAGATGACTGGAAGTTAGTTCAGTTGGTGCTTACTTTGTTCCGCAACATCTTGGCTATTAAAGAAATCACATTGCCTCAGAAGGCATCTGGAGAAGCTACCCACTTACTCTTCCTGGCTGACAGCTTTTTGGAGCTCATGTTCCAAGAGAATGTGATGGACCTAATCTTAGTGCTAACTCAGCATATGGATGAGCCCTCTGGTTATCTTAAGGAGGAAAACCTTCTTTTGATGGAGATCTATCATTATCTCTTCTTAGGCCGAGATCCAGGATTGATTGCCCGAGCTTCAAATAAAGGTTCAAAG GAGCAGGTTAACGCAGACATTGGTTCTTCTGTTGATTCACTGAAATTGAtgatggaggaagaagaaaggaaaaaaagaatgTTCAGGCAACGCAACTTAGAACATAACTCACTCAGTGGGACTTTTACATGCTTTTCAGTG GATGGATCTAAATCATTGTGCAAAGGGAACCCAAGCTCCACACCTGCAAATAGCCTCTTGAAAATACGTAATGTACAAAAGGGTCCTCAGAAAAGGATAGCCTGGGACAATGAACTTCTGTACATACCAAAGGAGGGTATTACAGAAATGCTTAGAAGCTTCCTGGATCAATTTTTATCTGGAGCATACAATA TCCTGATGCAGTCAGTTTGCGATGATATCAAGAATGAGCACCATTCTATCGAGAAATCCGATATATCTGCATTCTTCAAAGTTGCTCGATTCGTCTTAGCTTTCCAACATGAGAAGGCTTCAAATGACCAG AAATCTGTTAAAGAGATCCAACCATCTGAAGTTTCTCCTAGCAATGGGCATGATGATAATCTGCCATTCCATGGTGATATATGTGGACCTGTTGCAGCCACATTGAATGAAGATATGTTCAATATAGTCATTTCCAGGTGGCGTGAGGCACGTGAGAGCCTAAAGGAAACTAACGACTACAATACTCTTTCAGCAGCTGGGTCTTTAATGAAGACCATG ATTGACATGATATATTTGGTGCTAAAAGTACTTCCTGAAGATTCAAGGGAATCTCAGACAGCTCGTGTTTTACTGTACAAACTGTTCTATGATCAGACAGAACAAGGTCTCACTCAATTTCTGCTGAACTTGTTCAGGTCGTTTGATAGTCACAAGCAACCTAAAAG TGATCTAGCAGATTTATTAGAGACAATTCATATTATGCTACAGCTCATGGAAAAGCTTCAAGCACGCGGTGCATTAAGG GTCGCGAAAAGGACAAAAAAGGGCAGaaaaaagaaggaaagaaaTGATAAAAACGAGAATTCAGAACCCAAAGCAGAGAATGTGGAACCAAACTGTGCTGATCCATCGGATGGGACCAAATGCACACCTGAATCAGTTCCAGATTTGAGAACTGAGGATCCTGCTGTAGAACCTTATCCCCCAGAGCAAGGAGAAGTCAATGCCAGTGGTGCACATGTACCAGATACACTTGTGGATACTGCAGTTAATATGGAGAGTACTGCTAATGCTGAAGGTGATCCATCTTGCACAGACGGTGTAATGAAAACAAATCTCATCgatgaagaaggcgaggcatcAGATTCTTCAATTGATGATCACCAGCCTGCTACAAGTGAAGTTGATTTTAATGTTTCCCGATTAATATCCAGCCTTGCAAACAATTCcgttgtgcaaaatgtttgctGGTTGTTGAAgcattacaaaagtaactcgtATCGTACAAATCATTACATAATATGCATGCTTCGAAGATTCTGTGAAGATCTCGAGTTGTCACCAATGCTCTATCAG CTATCACTTTTAACTACTTTCTATGATATACTAGCCGAACAGAAGTTGTCTAGTTCAAAGGAGTACACAAACATCGTAAATTTTCTTTCTAAAGTTGTGAGGAAAATGTTGAGGGCAATGAGAAAACAGCCATTGCTATTTGTTGACATATTATTTTGGAAAACACGCAAGGAGTGCCATTGTATCGATGCTGATGCACTACTGAATGAGCTTAAGAAAGATGCTGGAAACAAGAATGGTGAAATTGGTTCAAGTAAGGGATGGGGAGGTCCAATAAATATAGCAGATTCTCTTGGTGATGATGAAGCTGACTTGGTTATACCGCAGGCACCATATGATGCAGATAA GGATGGAGACTTATCAGCTGGTGAACGTGAGGATGATTTTCAGAAGAGTAGTACTACATATAAAAGGAGCAGATTGATGTCACTTTCCGACAGTGAAGCTGAGGAAAATGAGAG GAACCATGTATCAAGAGGTTCACTGAACTCAGAAGTTCCAAAAAGACGAGGTCGTTCTATTTTTACTGAAGAGCAAGAGAGGCTTATCAAAGATCTTTATGAAAA ATATAAGGATGATCGTAAATGCAGTCATCTAATAGCTGAGGCATTGGACCCCACCGGGAAGATATCTTCCGCTCAAATTTCTCGTAAGCTTACACAGTTAGGTCTCAGGAATGCCACGCGGAGAAAAAAAGTTGCAGATGGATCTCTCTCAAGTGGAGATCTGGCTACAGAATCACAAAATGACTCACTTGATGAACATAACCATGATCCCAAGCCTAAAAGCTCCCG GACTAGGAGGAAAAGGTTACATGGGTCAAACTGGGGCCACGATGACACAAGTCATGGAAGATCATCTGATGAAGAAACGTTACAAGTACTTAAAAGCAG AGCCAAAAATAAGAAGCTTCCCTTGGTGGACAGTTCACTGAGTGCATCACAGCATCAGGAAGCTCAGCATGACCCAGACTCTGATGATGCAACCATAGGATCCATGATTAG TGGAAAAAAGAAGAGGTTATCCACATCAGAGTTTGAAGGGAATGTACAAAACCATAAAGAATCTTCAAACAACACAAACGTGAAGGATTCTTCACCAAGAGTATCACAACA AAAGAAACTGCAAGACAATTATCCTGATGATGAGACCATAGGATCCATGCTTAG AAGTGGAAAAAAGaagaggttagtgaattcaaaCTTCTCAGCGAATATGCAAGAAGGCCAAGAATCTCCGAGAAACATTGGCCTTCATGATGAGACTATTGCTTCTAATATCAT GGATGCTTCTCCAATTCATGGGCCTGATGCAGTAGATAACAGTGGCAATACCCGTGAAGCTGAACTTTTGGATGACTTTGAAGTTGAGCTAAATAATCATGAAAACACTGACCAAGGGATCACTGATGATTTAAATATCACGGAATCAGGGGACGCAACAAACTCTGAGGCTAATCAAAGGGCTGGTTTAAAAAGAAGACACAGATTGGTAattgacgatgatgatgatgagtaa
- the LOC112887641 gene encoding uncharacterized protein LOC112887641, whose protein sequence is MSMALSSSLRALALVSPALHSARPSGAAAPVSRARGRPRRGSGVVALAAALPSDSQWLERLPEKKKPLYTHSLPCIEAWLRSLGFTQSREDPALWVAEMPLWHARLSLDVTDLHIRYLKSGPGNLEKDVERRFSYALSREDIENAILGGP, encoded by the exons ATGTCCATGGCCCTCTCGAGCTCGCTCCGTGCCCTGGCCCTGGTCTCCCCGGCCCTCCACTCCGCTCGCCCGAGCGGGGCAGCGGCTCCGGTATcccgcgcgcggggccggccgaGGAGAGGGTCGGGGGTcgtggcgctggcggcggcgctgccgtcGGACTCGCAGTGGCTGGAGCGGCTgccggagaagaagaagccgcTGTACACGCACAGCCTGCCGTGCATCGAGGCGTGGCTGCGCAGCCTCGGGTTCACGCAGTCCCGCGAGGACCCCGCCCTCTGGGTCGCCGAGATGCCGCTCTGGCACGCGCGCCTCAGCCTCGATGTCACCGACCTCCACATCAG GTACTTGAAAAGCGGCCCTGGAAATCTTGAGAAGGATGTGGAGAGAAGATTCAGCTATGCCCTAAGCAGAGAAGACATCGAGAACGCGATACTTGGTGGACCTTAA